A portion of the Edaphobacter bradus genome contains these proteins:
- a CDS encoding TolC family protein yields the protein MSDWKQTRAAWVIAAVLGFGLRVVLGQTPTTQPSGNQPRPTATGPSTGQNSSAIAEAQQQLYTASGQNGATVSQDTFKGSIVEGKSTGTMMDLSLDDAVQRGLRNNLGIILQGANQRNAGGQRLEELQPLLPTVTGAASINVQQVNLAAFGLKVPGLNPIIGPFQVVDFRAYLTQNLFNVSALQNYIAAKHNFESAKLTAQDARDFVVLTVGNAYLLCIADNARIEAVTAELATAKVSLDQAIDAHNAGTSPKLDVLRAQVDYQNEEQALISSNNQLAKDKLALARAIGLPLDQEFRLTDLVPYAAFNEVDPQTAFDQALKSRKDLQAAAEQVRSASAEKTSAWAYQLPVVSITGDYGDLGTTPGHSHGTYSATGQVTVPVLQVAKTKGQEQVATAQYEQARARLADQVQQVNQDVRDSILDIQSAAKLVEAAHSNVELAQEALSEAQDRFKAGVSDNLAVSQAQSQTEQANDQYISALYQHNVAKLSLARALGATQTNYKDYLGGK from the coding sequence ATGAGTGATTGGAAACAAACGCGTGCAGCGTGGGTTATCGCCGCTGTTCTGGGGTTCGGCCTGCGGGTTGTTTTGGGGCAGACTCCGACGACGCAGCCTTCGGGGAACCAGCCGCGTCCGACGGCGACCGGTCCAAGCACCGGGCAGAACAGCTCGGCGATCGCAGAGGCGCAGCAGCAGCTCTATACGGCGTCTGGACAGAACGGCGCGACGGTTTCGCAGGACACCTTCAAGGGCAGTATCGTTGAGGGCAAGTCGACCGGGACGATGATGGACCTGTCGCTCGACGATGCGGTTCAACGTGGGCTGCGGAATAACCTTGGAATCATTCTGCAGGGGGCGAACCAGAGGAATGCGGGCGGCCAGAGGCTTGAAGAGCTGCAGCCGTTGCTGCCGACGGTAACGGGTGCGGCGAGCATCAATGTGCAGCAGGTGAACCTTGCGGCGTTTGGATTGAAGGTTCCGGGGCTGAACCCGATCATCGGGCCGTTTCAGGTAGTGGACTTCAGGGCTTATCTGACGCAGAACCTGTTCAATGTCTCCGCGCTGCAGAACTACATCGCGGCGAAACATAACTTCGAGAGCGCGAAGCTGACCGCCCAGGATGCGCGGGATTTCGTGGTGCTGACCGTCGGGAATGCTTATCTGTTGTGCATCGCGGACAACGCACGTATCGAGGCAGTAACTGCGGAGCTGGCAACCGCAAAGGTTTCGCTGGATCAGGCGATCGATGCGCACAACGCGGGCACCAGTCCAAAGCTAGACGTGCTGCGGGCACAGGTGGACTACCAGAACGAGGAACAGGCCCTGATCTCGTCGAACAACCAACTGGCTAAGGACAAGCTGGCGCTGGCGCGGGCGATTGGTCTGCCGCTCGATCAGGAGTTCCGGCTGACGGACCTTGTGCCGTATGCAGCGTTCAATGAAGTTGATCCGCAGACGGCGTTCGATCAGGCGCTGAAGTCGCGGAAGGACCTGCAGGCCGCAGCGGAGCAGGTGAGGTCGGCCAGCGCAGAGAAGACTTCGGCGTGGGCTTATCAGCTCCCGGTTGTGAGTATTACGGGAGACTATGGCGATCTGGGAACAACGCCGGGACACTCACACGGGACTTATTCAGCCACGGGACAGGTTACAGTTCCCGTTCTGCAGGTCGCCAAGACGAAGGGGCAAGAGCAGGTAGCAACTGCGCAGTATGAGCAGGCCCGGGCCAGGCTCGCCGACCAGGTCCAGCAGGTCAATCAGGACGTTCGCGACAGCATTCTGGATATTCAGTCTGCGGCGAAGCTGGTGGAGGCTGCCCACTCGAATGTCGAGCTGGCGCAGGAGGCTTTAAGCGAGGCACAGGACAGGTTTAAGGCGGGTGTTTCGGACAATCTCGCGGTCTCGCAGGCACAGTCCCAGACCGAGCAGGCGAACGACCAATACATCAGCGCGCTGTACCAGCACAACGTCGCGAAGCTTTCGCTGGCGCGGGCCCTGGGCGCGACGCAGACCAACTACAAAGATTATCTGGGAGGAAAGTAA
- a CDS encoding HlyD family secretion protein translates to MAEQTYEKNSKPVIEESPEKNPRRKLIIIAVIVLLALGSGLFYWHSTYSEDTDDAQVDGDLYQVSSRITGQVVKVYVEDNQEVKAGDVLAEIDPTDYQVALEQAEANLASAKASAEQASVNVPITSVTSRTSISTTGSDAESSAASLAQSQKQVAAAAARVDQAKANSIKSDLDVQRYKPLVERDVISKQQFDAAVAQADANKAAVLEAEAQLIAQQDAVRMAQHRLDLSRSQAVEAVQNAPGQVKAQVAKAQSASADVKEAQAKVDQAKLNLGYTKITAPVSGIVNKKNVQVGVNLSVGQDLLTIIPLNNLWVTANFKETQLEKMRPGQKVVVEVDALGGKKFHGTVTQIGGATGSKLSLFPPENATGNYVKVVQRIPVRVDFTNLEQENSDHKLRPGFSVTPVVSVK, encoded by the coding sequence TTGGCAGAGCAGACGTACGAGAAGAACAGTAAGCCGGTGATCGAAGAGTCCCCGGAGAAGAACCCGCGCCGGAAGCTGATTATTATCGCCGTGATCGTGCTCCTGGCGCTGGGATCTGGGCTGTTTTATTGGCACTCGACGTATAGCGAGGACACTGACGACGCGCAGGTGGATGGCGACCTGTATCAGGTAAGCTCGCGCATAACCGGGCAGGTGGTCAAGGTGTACGTGGAGGACAATCAGGAGGTCAAGGCCGGAGATGTTCTGGCGGAGATCGATCCGACGGACTACCAGGTAGCCCTGGAGCAGGCTGAGGCGAATCTGGCCAGCGCGAAGGCCTCCGCGGAGCAGGCCAGCGTGAATGTGCCGATTACGAGCGTGACCTCACGGACGAGCATCAGCACGACGGGGTCGGATGCCGAAAGTTCTGCAGCGTCGCTGGCGCAGTCGCAGAAGCAGGTAGCTGCGGCTGCCGCACGTGTCGATCAGGCGAAGGCGAACTCGATAAAGTCGGACCTCGACGTGCAGCGCTATAAGCCGCTTGTGGAGCGCGATGTTATCTCCAAGCAGCAGTTTGACGCAGCGGTCGCTCAGGCCGACGCCAACAAGGCCGCGGTGCTTGAGGCTGAGGCACAGCTGATCGCGCAGCAGGATGCTGTGAGGATGGCGCAGCACCGGCTTGATCTGTCACGTTCGCAGGCCGTCGAGGCGGTGCAGAACGCCCCCGGCCAGGTAAAGGCTCAAGTGGCCAAAGCGCAGTCTGCGTCTGCAGATGTGAAGGAGGCGCAGGCCAAGGTTGATCAAGCCAAGCTAAACCTAGGCTATACGAAGATTACGGCTCCGGTGAGCGGAATCGTGAACAAGAAGAACGTGCAGGTAGGAGTAAACCTTTCGGTCGGACAGGACTTGCTGACGATCATCCCGCTGAACAACCTCTGGGTCACGGCGAACTTCAAGGAGACGCAGCTTGAGAAGATGCGCCCCGGACAGAAGGTCGTCGTCGAGGTGGATGCTCTGGGTGGCAAGAAGTTCCACGGCACGGTAACGCAGATCGGCGGAGCCACCGGATCGAAACTCTCATTGTTTCCGCCGGAGAATGCGACCGGCAACTATGTCAAGGTGGTGCAACGCATTCCGGTGCGGGTCGACTTTACCAACCTGGAGCAAGAGAACAGCGACCACAAGCTGAGACCCGGTTTTTCGGTGACGCCGGTCGTCTCGGTCAAGTAA
- a CDS encoding VTT domain-containing protein: protein MPIAIAFFIHYAYVLLFLWVFAEQIGLPIPSIPVLLTAGTLSVTHQVSHTYSLMAVLAACALADSLWFWLGRRYGHGVVEVLCRLSFEASTCVSKTENYFSRRGPSTLLFSKFVPGLSTVAPPIAGQTGMPYVRFLAWDLAGSFVWAESFLLAGRFFGDIAEKSTRFFHWLGHFAFVIFVLMVLGLMAYRFMKQQKFLKEVRELRLEPEELKQILDAAAEQGNTPPFIVDLRHPLDYLPDPRVLPGALRIGPNELRQHSEIIPRDRDVVLYCTCPSEETSAKLALQLHKMGVYRVRPLRGGFDGWKNAGYPLTDYVTETPNSAVLPSSIAPVQPEPKSAVPLL from the coding sequence ATGCCGATCGCGATCGCGTTTTTCATCCATTACGCCTATGTGCTGCTGTTCCTGTGGGTGTTTGCGGAGCAGATCGGTCTGCCGATCCCGAGCATTCCTGTCCTGCTGACGGCGGGAACTCTGAGCGTGACGCATCAGGTCAGCCATACGTACTCGTTGATGGCTGTCCTTGCTGCCTGCGCTTTGGCCGACTCCCTGTGGTTCTGGCTGGGACGGAGGTACGGACACGGAGTCGTGGAGGTGCTCTGCCGCCTCTCGTTTGAGGCTTCGACGTGCGTGAGCAAGACGGAGAATTACTTCAGCCGCCGTGGGCCGTCGACGCTCCTGTTCTCCAAGTTTGTTCCTGGGTTGAGCACTGTGGCTCCTCCAATCGCCGGGCAGACCGGCATGCCGTATGTGCGATTTCTCGCGTGGGACCTTGCCGGATCCTTTGTGTGGGCGGAGTCATTTCTGCTGGCCGGGCGGTTCTTTGGCGACATTGCCGAGAAGAGCACGCGGTTCTTCCATTGGCTGGGCCACTTCGCCTTTGTCATCTTCGTCCTGATGGTTCTTGGGCTGATGGCGTACCGGTTCATGAAGCAGCAGAAGTTTCTCAAGGAAGTCCGTGAGTTGAGGCTGGAGCCGGAGGAACTGAAGCAGATCTTGGATGCAGCGGCAGAGCAGGGAAATACGCCGCCGTTCATCGTCGATCTGCGACATCCGCTGGACTATCTACCGGACCCGAGAGTGCTGCCGGGCGCGCTGCGGATCGGGCCGAATGAGCTTAGGCAACATAGCGAGATCATCCCGCGGGACCGCGACGTGGTGCTCTACTGCACGTGCCCCAGTGAAGAGACTAGCGCGAAGCTGGCGCTGCAGCTCCACAAGATGGGGGTGTATCGTGTGCGGCCTTTGCGTGGCGGATTCGACGGTTGGAAAAACGCTGGGTACCCGCTGACGGACTATGTTACGGAGACCCCCAACTCCGCCGTCCTCCCATCTTCGATCGCCCCGGTGCAGCCTGAACCGAAGTCTGCGGTTCCGCTGCTTTGA
- a CDS encoding energy transducer TonB → MAAPNVAPAASHTSLLSLHGRIAAPGPEPALSNHDSMSDNTALPDALTASSRSPSVTVTPPHSDKPLPISGGVSAGMLLNPIRPIYPAIARAARVEGTVVVDAVISRTGTIESLRVIRGPAVLQQAAIDAIKAARYQPYRLNGEPTDVQTTITVNFRLEN, encoded by the coding sequence ATGGCAGCGCCAAACGTCGCTCCAGCGGCCTCACACACCTCGCTGCTGAGCCTGCATGGCCGCATCGCGGCCCCCGGCCCCGAACCCGCGCTCTCCAATCACGACAGCATGAGCGACAACACAGCTCTCCCGGACGCGCTCACGGCGAGCAGCCGCAGCCCATCCGTCACCGTCACTCCACCGCACTCCGATAAGCCTCTGCCCATCTCCGGAGGCGTCTCCGCCGGTATGCTACTGAATCCCATTCGACCGATCTACCCCGCCATCGCCCGCGCCGCACGCGTCGAAGGAACCGTCGTCGTCGACGCCGTCATCTCCCGCACAGGAACCATCGAGAGCCTGCGCGTCATCCGCGGTCCCGCCGTGCTGCAGCAGGCAGCCATCGACGCCATCAAAGCCGCGCGATACCAGCCCTATCGCCTCAATGGAGAACCCACCGACGTCCAGACCACGATCACGGTTAATTTTCGACTGGAAAACTAA
- a CDS encoding acyltransferase family protein, which translates to MKKGSIATSAPSTRVLSLDVLRGVTIAFMVLVNDPGDWAHTYSQLDHAKWNGWTLTDLVFPSFLFIVGASIILSLASRVARGESRRELAGHIVRRSATIFALAMTLNLIPYFRFTHLRLYGVLPRIALCYLCAGLICLATQRARNLLAIAGVLLVGYWALMRFVPVSGFGLPVRDMPLLDQDRNLAAWIDRGVIGFLQRTIHTGVLYEKTRDPEGLLSTIPAIATTLLGAVAALWLRCTGATREGDAYIPTKAQCAMGLLLAGMLGVGMGLLWNLWFPINKNLWTSSYVLLAAGLSLIGLAGCYWLIDMKRFQETWVGRWLVWPWLVFGSNAIVAFTTSVVLVKALLYFKTSNMGANGKPLSVWSWTYAHWFARGNSTNLSSLAFALCFVLLCFIPNWLLWRKKIFVKI; encoded by the coding sequence ATGAAAAAAGGCTCCATCGCTACCAGCGCGCCGTCTACTCGAGTTCTATCCCTTGACGTTCTTCGCGGTGTCACCATCGCGTTTATGGTTCTGGTGAACGATCCGGGGGACTGGGCCCATACCTATTCGCAGCTCGATCATGCGAAGTGGAATGGGTGGACGCTGACTGACCTGGTGTTCCCGAGCTTTCTGTTTATCGTGGGAGCGTCGATCATTCTGTCTCTTGCCTCGCGGGTGGCGCGGGGGGAGAGCAGGAGGGAGCTGGCGGGGCATATTGTGCGCCGGTCGGCGACAATCTTTGCGCTGGCGATGACGCTGAACCTGATTCCGTACTTCCGGTTTACCCATCTGCGGCTCTATGGCGTGCTACCTCGGATTGCGCTGTGCTACCTGTGCGCGGGACTTATCTGTCTGGCGACGCAGCGTGCGCGGAATCTGCTGGCGATCGCCGGTGTGTTGCTGGTGGGGTACTGGGCGTTGATGCGGTTTGTGCCGGTATCGGGGTTCGGCCTGCCGGTGCGCGATATGCCCTTACTCGATCAGGATCGCAATCTGGCGGCGTGGATCGATCGCGGAGTCATTGGCTTTCTGCAACGGACGATCCACACGGGAGTGTTGTATGAGAAGACGCGCGATCCTGAGGGGCTACTGAGCACGATTCCAGCAATTGCGACGACACTGCTGGGCGCCGTTGCTGCGCTGTGGCTCCGTTGCACAGGAGCCACCAGAGAGGGCGATGCGTATATTCCAACCAAGGCACAGTGTGCGATGGGGCTCCTGCTGGCGGGGATGCTTGGGGTTGGCATGGGTTTGCTTTGGAACCTGTGGTTCCCGATCAATAAGAACCTCTGGACGAGTTCCTATGTGCTGCTTGCTGCCGGCTTGTCGTTGATTGGGTTGGCAGGATGCTACTGGCTGATCGACATGAAGCGGTTTCAGGAGACCTGGGTCGGCCGATGGCTGGTGTGGCCCTGGCTGGTCTTTGGATCGAATGCGATTGTGGCGTTTACGACATCAGTAGTGTTGGTGAAGGCGCTGCTCTACTTCAAGACATCGAACATGGGAGCAAATGGCAAGCCGTTGTCCGTTTGGAGCTGGACATACGCGCATTGGTTTGCGCGGGGGAATTCGACGAACCTCAGCTCGCTGGCGTTCGCATTGTGCTTTGTGCTGTTGTGTTTTATTCCGAACTGGCTTCTGTGGCGCAAGAAGATCTTCGTGAAGATATGA
- a CDS encoding UbiD family decarboxylase — MAYTDLRDWINTLQKAGELRRIDVEVDPILEMAEIADRAAKMGRGTPKAGGPALLFENVKGYPGARVLMNQFGSTRRMNLALETDSLDAIADRIRTLLQPETPTSLMDKLKMLPKLAEVGSFFPKIVSAKDAACKEVILRGKDVDLNKLPVLKTWPHDGGRFITLPCVMTRDPKSGKRNVGMYRMQVYDGQTTGMHWQRQKVAAEHLRERLREASVDASGAVDLMALTAGGTTAASSLETIPTVTLSKIRKERMEVAVAIGTDPATTFSAIVPAPPDVEEFLIAGFLRQKPLELVKAETVDLEVPAHAEYVLEGYVELGELRTEGPFGDHTGFYTMQDEYPVFHVTCVTHRKNPVYAATIVGKPPMEDAWMGKAVERIFLPLMQLTLPEIRDVNLPPEGVFHNLMIVSIKKSYAGQARKVMNGIWAMGQAMFTKCIIVVDEDCDVQDVAEVTLRVTNNIDPERDIQFTMGPVDTLDHASRLPNYGSKMGIDATRKWPAEGFTRPWPQMLTMDDTVKARVDSIWKKLGIE; from the coding sequence TTGGCCTACACGGATCTGCGCGACTGGATCAATACGCTTCAAAAAGCTGGCGAACTGAGACGCATCGACGTCGAGGTAGACCCGATTCTGGAGATGGCGGAGATCGCCGACCGCGCGGCCAAGATGGGGCGGGGAACGCCCAAGGCAGGTGGGCCTGCGCTGCTGTTTGAGAACGTGAAGGGCTATCCGGGAGCACGCGTGCTGATGAACCAGTTTGGCAGCACGCGGCGGATGAACCTGGCGCTCGAGACGGATTCACTGGACGCAATTGCCGACCGGATTCGAACGCTGCTGCAGCCGGAGACTCCGACGAGCCTGATGGACAAGCTGAAGATGCTGCCGAAGCTGGCGGAGGTGGGAAGTTTTTTCCCGAAGATCGTCTCGGCAAAGGACGCTGCGTGCAAGGAGGTCATTCTTCGCGGCAAGGACGTCGACCTCAACAAGCTGCCGGTTCTGAAGACCTGGCCGCATGATGGCGGGAGGTTTATTACGCTGCCCTGCGTGATGACGCGCGATCCAAAGTCGGGCAAGCGCAACGTGGGGATGTACCGGATGCAAGTGTACGACGGGCAGACGACCGGAATGCACTGGCAGCGGCAGAAGGTTGCGGCGGAGCATCTGCGCGAGCGCCTGCGCGAGGCTTCGGTGGATGCCAGCGGGGCGGTGGACCTGATGGCTTTGACGGCAGGGGGTACGACGGCTGCGTCTTCTCTAGAGACGATTCCGACGGTGACCCTTTCAAAGATTCGGAAGGAGCGCATGGAGGTCGCGGTGGCGATTGGAACCGATCCGGCGACGACGTTTAGCGCGATTGTTCCGGCTCCGCCTGACGTGGAGGAGTTTTTGATTGCGGGCTTCCTGCGGCAGAAGCCGCTGGAACTGGTGAAGGCTGAGACGGTTGATCTGGAGGTTCCGGCGCACGCAGAGTATGTGCTGGAGGGCTATGTGGAGTTGGGTGAACTGCGGACAGAGGGGCCGTTTGGCGATCACACGGGCTTCTACACGATGCAGGATGAGTATCCGGTCTTTCATGTGACGTGCGTTACGCATCGCAAGAATCCCGTGTACGCGGCGACGATTGTGGGGAAGCCTCCCATGGAGGATGCGTGGATGGGCAAGGCGGTGGAGAGGATATTTCTGCCGTTGATGCAGCTTACGCTGCCGGAGATTCGTGATGTGAATCTGCCGCCGGAGGGCGTCTTCCATAACCTGATGATCGTGTCGATCAAGAAGTCATATGCGGGGCAGGCGCGCAAGGTGATGAACGGCATCTGGGCGATGGGGCAGGCGATGTTCACCAAGTGCATCATTGTGGTGGACGAGGACTGCGATGTGCAGGATGTCGCTGAGGTGACGCTGCGGGTGACCAACAACATCGATCCGGAGCGTGATATCCAGTTCACAATGGGGCCGGTGGACACGCTGGACCACGCGAGCCGGTTGCCGAACTACGGGAGCAAGATGGGGATTGATGCTACGCGGAAGTGGCCGGCGGAGGGCTTCACGCGTCCGTGGCCGCAGATGCTGACGATGGATGACACTGTAAAGGCCAGAGTGGATTCGATCTGGAAGAAGCTGGGGATCGAATAG
- the nuoI gene encoding NADH-quinone oxidoreductase subunit NuoI translates to MSIVRNASAIAKGMSITLKEVFQPTEVENYPDGKGPMRGAKFQERFRGKHQLQRDENGLEKCVACFLCAAACPSNCIYIEAAENTEEKRISSAERYAKVYNIDYNRCIFCGYCVEACPTDAITHGHGFELASLNATSLVMRKEDLLVPMQQRTLPDVVQSEKDQAESLA, encoded by the coding sequence ATGTCAATCGTTCGCAACGCGTCCGCAATCGCCAAGGGAATGAGCATCACGCTCAAGGAGGTGTTCCAGCCGACCGAAGTCGAGAACTATCCCGACGGTAAGGGGCCGATGCGAGGGGCGAAGTTTCAGGAGCGCTTCCGCGGCAAGCACCAGTTGCAGCGTGACGAGAATGGCCTTGAGAAGTGCGTTGCCTGTTTTCTGTGCGCGGCGGCTTGTCCTTCGAACTGTATCTACATCGAGGCTGCCGAGAATACGGAAGAGAAGCGGATTTCGAGCGCCGAGCGTTACGCCAAGGTTTACAACATTGACTACAACCGGTGCATCTTCTGCGGCTACTGTGTCGAGGCGTGTCCGACGGACGCGATTACGCATGGACATGGTTTTGAGCTGGCTTCGCTGAATGCCACCTCCCTCGTCATGCGCAAGGAAGACCTGCTTGTTCCGATGCAGCAGCGCACGCTGCCGGATGTTGTGCAGTCGGAGAAGGACCAGGCAGAGTCGCTGGCCTGA
- a CDS encoding homocysteine S-methyltransferase family protein: MSTASKHPLENILESRIAIIDGAMGTTIRTYGLKEVDIRGERFKDSKKDLLNNGDLFSLTQPKMIGDIHRRFLEAGADIIETNTFGATSISQSEFFVDDPREHGGRKDPEFYQKIIEDKFLGNLASEINEQSARQCREWADRVANETGRQRFVAGAIGPLTVSLSNSPDADDSGFRVVTFDQVKTAYAQQVRALIAGGSDLLLVETIFDSLNAKAALVAIREVFEQDGLTANNNELPVMISAAVGRGGETMISAQTVEAFWNAVEHAKPLSVGLNCSLGPDLMYPFLEELSEKANVAISAYPNAGLPNPLSPTGFDLEPEDMARYLGDFARGGLINIAGGCCGNTPEHIAAIATALEGQHPRKLSKFEVAA; the protein is encoded by the coding sequence ATGAGTACAGCAAGCAAACATCCTCTTGAAAATATCCTCGAGAGCCGGATTGCCATTATCGACGGAGCAATGGGCACGACGATTCGTACGTACGGTTTGAAGGAAGTCGATATACGCGGCGAGAGGTTCAAGGATTCGAAGAAGGACCTGCTGAACAACGGCGATCTCTTCTCTCTGACACAACCGAAGATGATTGGCGACATTCATCGCCGGTTCCTGGAGGCCGGAGCTGACATCATCGAGACGAACACCTTCGGAGCGACCAGCATCTCCCAGAGCGAGTTCTTCGTTGACGACCCGCGCGAGCACGGCGGCCGCAAGGATCCTGAGTTCTACCAGAAGATCATCGAAGACAAGTTCCTCGGCAACCTCGCCTCAGAGATCAACGAACAGTCGGCGCGCCAGTGCCGCGAGTGGGCCGATCGCGTTGCCAACGAGACAGGACGCCAGCGTTTTGTGGCCGGAGCGATAGGGCCCCTGACGGTATCTCTCTCGAATTCTCCCGATGCCGACGATTCCGGCTTTCGGGTAGTGACATTCGATCAGGTAAAGACCGCTTACGCACAGCAGGTACGCGCTCTGATCGCCGGCGGCTCAGACCTTCTTCTCGTCGAGACGATCTTCGATTCGCTCAATGCAAAGGCGGCGTTGGTGGCCATCCGCGAGGTCTTCGAGCAGGATGGCCTGACTGCAAATAATAATGAATTGCCGGTAATGATCTCAGCCGCAGTAGGACGCGGAGGCGAGACCATGATCTCTGCACAGACAGTCGAAGCATTCTGGAACGCCGTCGAGCACGCGAAGCCGCTGTCGGTTGGGCTCAATTGCTCGCTCGGTCCTGACCTGATGTATCCGTTCCTGGAGGAACTCTCAGAGAAGGCGAACGTGGCGATCTCCGCCTATCCGAATGCCGGTTTGCCCAATCCGCTTTCACCCACCGGCTTTGATCTGGAACCGGAAGACATGGCACGTTATCTGGGAGACTTCGCGCGCGGCGGATTGATCAACATCGCAGGAGGATGCTGCGGCAATACGCCCGAGCACATTGCGGCCATCGCCACGGCGCTCGAAGGCCAACACCCGCGCAAGCTCAGCAAGTTTGAGGTCGCAGCGTGA